A genome region from Alteripontixanthobacter maritimus includes the following:
- a CDS encoding agmatine deiminase family protein, translated as MSLVMPPEWAPQDWLWIGFPHDATEWPGILPRAQEQIAAFADAVADSGQPVRLLVRDAANEARAASLCSASIALERREYGDIWLRDTGPLVVLDDRERAARRFGFNGWGGKYRMPGDETIGAELVRDADLPLETADWILEGGAVDSDGTGLAVTTEQCLLNPNRNPDLSRSDIEARLARDLGFDRVLWLGDGLLNDHTDGHVDNLARFVAPNKLALPKATGADDPNAAIYADAKKRALNFGVRVQTIPSPGRIMRGDLVEPASYANFAITTHLVVVPTFGSVHDADGVAAIADLFPDRTTIGLPADAVLAGGGGFHCASQQMPSAA; from the coding sequence ATGTCGTTGGTAATGCCGCCTGAATGGGCGCCGCAGGACTGGTTGTGGATCGGCTTCCCTCACGATGCGACGGAGTGGCCGGGCATCCTGCCGCGCGCACAGGAACAGATCGCCGCCTTCGCCGACGCCGTTGCCGATAGCGGACAACCCGTGCGCCTGCTGGTGCGCGACGCCGCAAACGAAGCGCGCGCGGCCTCACTATGTAGCGCATCGATTGCGCTGGAGCGCCGCGAATATGGCGATATCTGGCTGCGCGACACCGGGCCGCTGGTGGTGCTGGATGATCGCGAGCGCGCGGCACGCCGGTTCGGCTTCAACGGCTGGGGCGGGAAATACCGCATGCCGGGCGACGAGACTATCGGTGCGGAACTGGTACGCGATGCCGACCTGCCGCTCGAAACCGCGGACTGGATCCTGGAAGGCGGCGCGGTGGATAGCGACGGCACGGGGCTGGCCGTGACCACCGAGCAATGCCTGCTAAACCCCAATCGCAATCCCGACCTTTCGCGATCCGATATCGAAGCGCGGCTGGCGCGCGATCTAGGGTTTGACCGGGTGTTGTGGCTCGGCGACGGATTGCTGAACGACCACACGGACGGCCACGTAGACAACCTCGCACGCTTCGTCGCGCCCAATAAGCTGGCGCTTCCCAAAGCGACCGGCGCCGATGATCCAAACGCCGCGATCTACGCCGATGCAAAAAAGCGCGCGCTGAATTTCGGTGTCCGCGTCCAAACCATCCCTTCGCCCGGGCGCATCATGCGCGGCGATCTGGTGGAACCGGCAAGCTACGCCAATTTCGCCATAACGACCCATCTGGTCGTGGTGCCGACATTCGGATCGGTGCATGATGCAGACGGCGTGGCGGCAATCGCCGACCTGTTTCCGGACCGGACAACCATCGGCCTGCCTGCCGATGCCGTATTGGCAGGCGGTGGCGGTTTCCATTGCGCGAGCCAGCAGATGCCGTCCGCCGCTTAA
- a CDS encoding M28 family peptidase — MKRIISTVPAFAAALALSACATTTGMNDTASLDIPAVAAGTISEATMKNITRTLSSDEFEGRMPGTIGEEKTVALLIERFKAAGLQPGNGNSWVQNVPLVEITGRDFAPLTIRGGSGGSTGDMKLDFAKDWVGVSYREDARTVLDDSELVFVGYGIDAPEKGWNDYAGIDMTGKTAVILVNDPDFGAETLEGDFNGKAMTYYGRWTYKYEEAAEKGAAGAIIIHDTAPASYGWNVVESSWSGPQAYAQRGANAPALTQMNGWVQKDAAAKIMAAAGKDLNALSAAAKRKGFRAVPLGLTASTSFSNDIKTYESQNVIAILPGSRRPDEYVMHTAHWDHLGRCTPAPDGDDICNGAVDNATGTAALVALAEAHAKAGAPDRSLAFLAVTAEEQGLLGADYYAANPVLPLAQTVGGINMDAFQVAGVAKDVTVVGPNKSQLDQFLNAALVTDGRVATPNPKPEAGYYYRSDHFAFAKRGVPMLYIDGGEDLVAGGVMAGAEVARDYTENRYHGPKDEFNENWDWSGVMADLQLFYRIGRSLAMSTSWPNWNPGDEFRQTRDESCAAADGEGCGS, encoded by the coding sequence ATGAAACGCATCATATCGACAGTTCCCGCATTCGCGGCCGCGCTGGCATTGTCCGCCTGCGCCACTACCACCGGCATGAACGACACCGCATCGCTCGACATTCCGGCGGTTGCCGCAGGCACCATTTCCGAAGCCACGATGAAGAATATCACCCGCACGCTTTCGTCGGACGAGTTCGAAGGCCGGATGCCCGGGACCATTGGCGAGGAAAAGACCGTCGCGCTGCTGATCGAACGGTTCAAGGCCGCCGGATTGCAGCCCGGCAACGGCAATAGCTGGGTGCAGAACGTGCCGCTCGTAGAAATCACCGGGCGCGATTTCGCTCCGCTGACGATTCGCGGTGGCAGCGGCGGCAGCACGGGCGACATGAAGCTGGACTTCGCCAAGGACTGGGTCGGCGTCAGCTATCGTGAGGATGCCCGCACCGTGCTGGACGATAGCGAGCTGGTCTTCGTCGGTTACGGCATCGACGCGCCCGAGAAGGGCTGGAACGATTATGCCGGTATCGACATGACCGGCAAGACCGCCGTCATCCTGGTAAACGATCCCGATTTCGGCGCGGAAACGCTGGAAGGGGACTTCAACGGCAAGGCGATGACTTATTATGGCCGCTGGACCTACAAATACGAAGAAGCCGCCGAAAAGGGCGCGGCGGGCGCCATCATCATCCATGACACTGCGCCGGCCTCCTATGGCTGGAACGTCGTGGAATCCTCATGGTCCGGCCCGCAGGCCTATGCCCAGCGCGGCGCCAACGCTCCGGCGCTGACGCAGATGAACGGCTGGGTGCAGAAGGATGCAGCGGCGAAAATCATGGCGGCGGCGGGCAAGGACCTGAATGCACTGTCCGCTGCAGCGAAGCGCAAAGGCTTCCGCGCCGTACCGCTCGGGCTGACGGCCTCGACCAGCTTTTCAAACGACATCAAGACCTACGAATCGCAGAACGTAATTGCGATTCTGCCGGGTAGCAGGCGGCCTGACGAATATGTCATGCACACGGCGCATTGGGATCACCTCGGCCGTTGTACGCCCGCGCCGGACGGCGATGATATCTGTAACGGCGCGGTCGATAACGCGACCGGCACGGCGGCGCTGGTGGCTCTGGCCGAAGCCCACGCCAAGGCGGGCGCGCCCGATCGCAGCCTGGCATTTCTGGCGGTGACGGCGGAAGAACAGGGCCTGCTCGGCGCGGATTATTACGCTGCCAACCCCGTCCTGCCGCTCGCCCAGACGGTTGGCGGCATCAACATGGACGCGTTCCAGGTGGCCGGTGTGGCCAAGGACGTCACCGTGGTCGGTCCGAACAAATCGCAGCTCGACCAATTCCTCAACGCCGCGCTGGTGACCGATGGCCGCGTGGCGACGCCCAATCCTAAGCCGGAAGCGGGCTATTACTACCGCAGCGATCACTTCGCCTTCGCCAAGCGCGGCGTGCCGATGCTGTATATCGATGGCGGGGAAGATCTGGTCGCGGGCGGCGTGATGGCCGGCGCGGAAGTGGCGCGCGATTACACCGAAAATCGCTATCATGGGCCGAAGGACGAGTTCAACGAGAACTGGGACTGGTCCGGCGTGATGGCCGATTTGCAGCTGTTCTACCGCATCGGCCGCAGCCTCGCCATGAGCACCAGCTGGCCCAACTGGAACCCGGGCGATGAATTTCGCCAGACGCGCGACGAAAGCTGCGCGGCGGCGGATGGCGAGGGCTGCGGGTCTTAG
- a CDS encoding bifunctional [glutamine synthetase] adenylyltransferase/[glutamine synthetase]-adenylyl-L-tyrosine phosphorylase, giving the protein MEPDWTSALERARAEAPFLARGLDRLPDLATMLAAGDGEAALAHARAAGEGIAEVGVALRRERTALAIALAIGDLAGAFSLDRVMAELSALADRALDAAMAAAVMRRLPDLARDDATRGFIALALGKHGAGELNYSSDIDPILLYDPDNLPRRPRDEPGEAAQRYARDVVQLLSDVTAEGYVFRVDLRLRPQSEVSPLAIPLGGALSHYESSALAWERAAFIRARAASGDIAAGAQFLDAIQSFVWRRSLDFGAAREIAKLTARIRSANGGPPHPQPGFDLKQGRGGIREIEFFTQTHQLIHGGRDPSLRVRGTKPALAALVASERIGTREAEILGTAYDRLRTAEHRIQMVRDQQTHSLPAGDALDPLARLDGFADGAALLDDLRKTTADVARIFDTLIETDDTSPAPRPNERKLARQLGAMGFGEGERLAARITGWRDGRFRALRSDGAREAFDALLPALLEAFAAAPEPARALMRFETLLEKLPSAINLFRLLEARPALLDQLVDIITLAPPLADRLARRPELLDALIDRSALDLPGPVDTIAASMRRGVEDYERQLDRIRIVTGEKRFALGVQLIEAAQDPLDIAEGLARVAEAALTVAQHAAEEEFAIAHGRVPGAEPVVLGLGRLGGGALTHASDLDIVHLFTGDHAAQSDGDRPLGATLYFNRLAQRIGGALSVPTAQGALYEVDTRLRPQGAQGPLAVSLDSFARYQRQDAWTWEHMALCRARALTGSLEARAEVAAVIESVLMTERDPGKLRADVMAMRAEMAAHKAPQGELDAKLRRGGLVDCEFLVHYLQLRHRTGLSPDVTAAIATLETAGHLPDGIGKAHRLMTRLLVAGRLFAPDGTKPPARPANVLAKSCRLKDMMEVESAFTSARDTVKNAWADIFGERFKDEI; this is encoded by the coding sequence ATGGAACCGGACTGGACATCGGCGCTCGAACGCGCCCGCGCCGAGGCACCGTTTCTCGCGCGCGGCTTGGACCGCTTGCCGGACCTGGCGACCATGTTGGCGGCGGGGGACGGCGAGGCGGCGCTGGCTCATGCCCGCGCGGCCGGCGAAGGGATCGCGGAAGTCGGTGTCGCCCTGCGGCGCGAACGTACGGCTCTCGCCATCGCGTTGGCCATTGGCGATCTGGCAGGGGCATTCTCGCTCGACCGGGTCATGGCGGAGTTGTCGGCATTGGCGGACAGGGCGCTGGATGCGGCGATGGCGGCGGCCGTGATGCGCCGCCTGCCCGATCTGGCGCGCGACGACGCGACCAGAGGCTTCATCGCGCTGGCGCTGGGCAAGCATGGCGCGGGCGAATTGAACTACTCCTCCGACATCGATCCCATCCTGCTCTACGATCCCGACAACTTGCCGCGCCGTCCGCGCGACGAGCCGGGCGAAGCGGCGCAGCGTTATGCCCGCGACGTAGTGCAGCTGTTGTCCGACGTGACGGCGGAAGGATATGTGTTCCGCGTCGATCTGCGGCTGCGCCCGCAATCCGAAGTCAGCCCGCTGGCCATCCCGCTGGGCGGCGCGCTGTCGCATTACGAAAGCTCCGCTTTGGCGTGGGAACGCGCGGCGTTCATTCGCGCGCGCGCAGCATCGGGCGATATCGCCGCTGGCGCGCAATTTCTCGACGCGATCCAGTCTTTCGTCTGGCGCCGCAGCCTCGATTTCGGGGCAGCGCGCGAAATCGCCAAGCTGACCGCCCGCATACGCAGCGCCAATGGCGGCCCGCCGCATCCGCAGCCCGGCTTCGACCTCAAGCAAGGGCGCGGCGGTATCCGCGAGATTGAATTCTTCACCCAGACCCACCAGCTGATCCATGGCGGACGCGATCCGTCGCTGCGGGTGCGCGGTACGAAGCCCGCACTGGCAGCGTTGGTGGCGAGCGAGCGGATCGGCACGCGGGAAGCGGAGATACTAGGCACCGCATACGACCGACTGCGCACGGCGGAGCACCGCATCCAGATGGTGCGCGACCAGCAGACGCACAGTCTGCCGGCCGGCGATGCGCTCGATCCGCTGGCCCGGCTCGACGGCTTTGCGGATGGGGCGGCGCTGCTGGACGATCTGCGCAAAACAACCGCCGACGTCGCGCGTATTTTCGATACGCTGATCGAGACAGACGACACCTCACCCGCCCCGCGCCCGAACGAGCGCAAGCTTGCAAGGCAGCTAGGCGCCATGGGCTTTGGTGAAGGCGAACGGCTGGCCGCGCGCATCACTGGCTGGCGCGATGGCCGGTTTCGCGCACTGCGTTCCGACGGCGCGCGTGAGGCGTTCGATGCGTTGCTGCCAGCGCTGCTGGAGGCGTTCGCTGCTGCACCCGAACCGGCGCGCGCACTGATGCGGTTCGAGACTTTGCTGGAAAAGTTGCCCAGCGCCATCAACTTGTTCCGCCTGCTGGAAGCGCGGCCCGCTCTGCTCGATCAGCTGGTCGACATCATCACCCTCGCTCCGCCGCTGGCGGATAGGCTGGCGCGGCGGCCGGAATTGCTGGACGCGCTGATTGACCGCAGTGCGCTTGATCTGCCCGGCCCGGTGGACACCATCGCCGCGAGTATGCGGCGCGGGGTAGAGGATTACGAACGCCAGCTCGACCGCATTCGCATCGTGACGGGCGAGAAACGCTTTGCGCTGGGTGTGCAACTGATCGAGGCGGCGCAGGACCCGCTCGACATTGCGGAAGGGCTGGCGCGCGTGGCGGAAGCGGCGCTGACGGTGGCGCAACATGCGGCGGAGGAGGAGTTCGCCATCGCCCATGGCCGCGTGCCAGGCGCGGAGCCGGTGGTGCTGGGGCTGGGGCGGCTGGGCGGCGGGGCGCTGACCCATGCTTCCGATCTCGATATCGTGCATCTGTTCACGGGCGACCATGCGGCCCAATCCGATGGGGATCGACCGCTTGGTGCGACGCTGTATTTCAACCGGCTGGCGCAGCGGATTGGCGGGGCGCTCAGCGTGCCGACAGCGCAGGGCGCTTTGTATGAGGTTGATACAAGGCTTCGGCCGCAAGGCGCGCAGGGGCCGCTGGCTGTCAGCCTCGACAGCTTTGCGCGCTATCAGCGGCAGGATGCGTGGACGTGGGAGCATATGGCGCTGTGCCGCGCGCGTGCGCTGACGGGATCGTTGGAAGCCCGGGCGGAAGTTGCCGCAGTCATCGAAAGCGTACTCATGACGGAGCGCGATCCTGGCAAGTTGCGCGCCGACGTGATGGCCATGCGTGCTGAAATGGCCGCGCATAAGGCACCTCAAGGCGAACTTGACGCCAAGTTGCGGCGTGGCGGGCTCGTCGATTGCGAGTTCTTGGTTCACTATCTGCAATTGCGTCATCGCACCGGCCTTTCACCTGACGTTACGGCAGCCATCGCTACGCTGGAGACGGCAGGTCATTTGCCAGACGGTATCGGCAAGGCGCATCGTTTGATGACACGGCTGCTGGTGGCCGGGCGCCTGTTCGCCCCTGACGGAACCAAGCCCCCCGCGCGCCCGGCGAATGTTTTGGCGAAAAGCTGCCGGTTGAAAGACATGATGGAGGTCGAGAGTGCGTTCACCTCCGCGCGCGATACGGTAAAGAATGCATGGGCCGACATTTTCGGCGAAAGATTTAAGGACGAGATATGA
- a CDS encoding peroxiredoxin: MTLDNKILQHGQPIPDIAMETPAGGSVSPTEFKGRKLVLFFYPKDNTPGCTTEAKDFTALAKDFAAADTALLGVSKDSPTKHRNFIAKHDLETPLATDAADGGLSDALGIWTEKQMYGKTYMGMVRTTILIAADGAIAQVWNKVRVKGHAAEVLAAAQAL, encoded by the coding sequence ATGACCCTGGATAATAAAATTCTGCAACACGGCCAGCCGATCCCGGACATTGCTATGGAAACACCTGCTGGCGGCTCCGTGAGCCCAACGGAATTCAAGGGCCGCAAGCTGGTGCTGTTCTTTTATCCCAAGGACAATACGCCGGGCTGTACGACGGAAGCCAAGGATTTCACAGCTTTGGCGAAGGACTTCGCTGCGGCGGACACGGCCCTGCTGGGTGTCAGCAAGGATTCGCCGACGAAGCACCGGAACTTCATTGCCAAGCATGATCTCGAAACCCCGCTGGCCACCGACGCGGCTGACGGTGGTTTGTCGGACGCGCTCGGCATCTGGACCGAGAAACAGATGTACGGGAAAACTTATATGGGAATGGTCCGCACCACGATCCTGATTGCGGCGGACGGCGCCATCGCGCAGGTCTGGAACAAGGTGCGCGTGAAAGGTCATGCTGCTGAAGTTCTGGCTGCGGCGCAGGCTCTGTGA